From the genome of Pirellulales bacterium, one region includes:
- a CDS encoding L17 family ribosomal protein has product MRHRRLGRVLGRSPSHRKALLRNLASALFLTELDKDEFLDEKQAPKVKGRIVTTIQKAKEVRPLVERCISIACRAQAALDEANKLGTSADRNSDEWRKWRKSKQWQKWAAAMAPVVLTRRRLVRLLGRKQAANVCFEVVAPRFIDRMGGYTRIMRLAKPRLGDAGTRAILEFVGVRDRGAKAPQAPKFEGEPAAAKS; this is encoded by the coding sequence ATGCGACATCGTAGATTGGGCCGAGTTTTGGGACGCTCGCCATCGCACCGCAAGGCGCTATTGCGAAATTTGGCCAGCGCGCTGTTTTTAACTGAGCTCGATAAAGACGAATTCCTCGACGAGAAGCAAGCGCCGAAGGTAAAAGGCCGCATCGTTACTACCATTCAGAAGGCAAAAGAAGTGCGCCCTTTGGTGGAACGCTGTATTAGCATCGCCTGCCGCGCACAAGCGGCTCTCGATGAAGCCAATAAGCTCGGCACTTCAGCCGATCGCAACAGTGATGAATGGCGAAAGTGGCGCAAAAGCAAGCAGTGGCAAAAATGGGCCGCCGCCATGGCTCCTGTCGTTCTTACTCGGCGCCGGCTGGTTCGCCTGTTGGGACGCAAGCAAGCCGCCAATGTTTGCTTTGAAGTGGTTGCCCCACGATTTATCGATCGCATGGGCGGCTACACGCGCATTATGCGGTTGGCCAAGCCGCGGTTGGGAGATGCTGGCACCCGGGCTATTTTGGAGTTTGTCGGTGTGCGCGATCGCGGCGCTAAAGCTCCTCAGGCGCCCAAGTTCGAAGGCGAACCAGCTGCGGCCAAATCGTAA
- a CDS encoding DNA-directed RNA polymerase subunit alpha: MHIRWRGLELPSQVVCDVKTLSATYGKFVAEPFERGFGVTIGNSLRRILLSSLEGSAVTQIKIHGAQHEFTTLPGVVEDMTDVVLNVKSLVVKNFTDQTKVLRIEKNTRGVVSGADVQTDDTVEIINKNHILATLTDDVPFVMEMVIENGRGYVPASEHSPNVQEIGIIPVDAVFSPVLRVRYEIEETRVGQKTNYDKLTTEIWTNGSIGPEMALVESAKVLRKHLNPFVQYAELGARVSGVGRTGSSGGPIDGAAEQKLGMPLADLKLSVRAMNCLESEGIQTVRDLVQRSEDQLLEVRNFGETTLREIKDKLTELGLRLGMRVPAAV; encoded by the coding sequence ATGCATATTCGCTGGCGTGGATTAGAGCTGCCCAGCCAAGTGGTTTGCGACGTGAAAACGTTGTCGGCCACGTACGGAAAATTTGTGGCCGAGCCGTTTGAACGCGGCTTTGGCGTCACTATCGGTAATTCCTTGCGGCGCATCTTGCTGTCCAGCCTGGAAGGCAGCGCGGTCACCCAAATTAAAATTCACGGAGCGCAGCACGAATTCACCACGCTGCCCGGCGTCGTGGAAGATATGACCGACGTGGTTTTGAACGTGAAATCGTTGGTGGTGAAAAACTTTACCGATCAAACCAAGGTGCTGCGGATCGAAAAGAACACGCGCGGCGTGGTAAGCGGCGCCGACGTGCAAACCGACGACACGGTGGAAATCATCAATAAGAACCACATTTTAGCCACGCTCACTGACGATGTGCCGTTTGTTATGGAAATGGTCATCGAAAACGGCCGCGGTTATGTCCCCGCCAGCGAACACAGCCCCAACGTGCAGGAAATCGGCATCATTCCGGTCGATGCCGTGTTCAGCCCCGTGCTGCGCGTGCGTTACGAAATTGAAGAAACCCGCGTCGGCCAGAAAACCAATTACGATAAGCTGACGACTGAAATTTGGACCAACGGCTCCATCGGTCCGGAAATGGCGCTGGTTGAATCGGCCAAAGTTTTGCGCAAGCATTTGAACCCGTTTGTGCAATATGCCGAGCTAGGCGCCCGCGTCAGTGGAGTGGGGCGGACGGGAAGCTCGGGTGGCCCCATCGACGGCGCGGCCGAGCAAAAGCTCGGTATGCCGCTGGCCGACTTGAAATTATCGGTACGCGCCATGAACTGCCTCGAAAGCGAGGGCATTCAAACCGTGCGCGACCTGGTTCAACGCTCCGAAGATCAATTGCTGGAAGTGCGTAACTTCGGCGAAACTACACTGCGCGAAATCAAAGATAAGCTGACTGAGTTGGGCCTGCGCTTGGGCATGCGCGTGCCGGCCGCCGTGTAA
- the rpsD gene encoding 30S ribosomal protein S4, producing the protein MARTTGPVCRLCRRDGLKLFLKGTRCDTPKCAIERRETPPGMASRRGKLTDYGIHLREKQKVKHYYGVLERQFRGYYQRAVKGKGNTGEALMSLLERRLDNIVCRLGFGLSRAQARQIIRHGHITVNGHRCDIPSYLVHVGDVIRAKNRGKSLQAVQACVAEYHRDIPDFLSRIEGAIPEGHVNRLPSAEDCSLGGIQANLIVELCSK; encoded by the coding sequence ATGGCTCGTACCACTGGACCAGTTTGCCGTTTGTGCCGCCGCGACGGGTTAAAGCTATTTTTGAAAGGTACTCGATGCGATACGCCCAAGTGCGCCATTGAACGGCGCGAAACCCCACCGGGCATGGCTTCTCGCCGCGGCAAGCTTACCGATTACGGCATTCACTTGCGCGAAAAGCAAAAAGTAAAGCATTATTATGGCGTGCTGGAACGCCAGTTCCGTGGCTATTACCAGCGGGCCGTCAAGGGAAAAGGAAACACGGGCGAGGCGCTGATGAGCTTGCTGGAGCGCCGGCTTGATAACATCGTCTGCCGGCTTGGTTTCGGCTTGTCGCGGGCACAGGCGCGCCAAATCATTCGGCATGGTCACATTACGGTGAACGGCCATCGCTGCGATATTCCCAGTTACTTGGTGCACGTGGGCGATGTCATCCGCGCTAAAAATCGCGGCAAAAGCTTGCAGGCCGTGCAAGCCTGCGTGGCGGAATATCATCGCGACATTCCCGATTTTCTGTCGCGCATTGAAGGCGCCATTCCCGAGGGCCACGTCAACCGCTTGCCGAGCGCGGAAGATTGCTCGCTGGGGGGAATTCAAGCGAATTTGATTGTGGAGTTGTGTTCGAAGTAA
- the rpsK gene encoding 30S ribosomal protein S11 encodes MAVAKTKRKARRNVTVGIAYIKATFNNTTVTITDTKGDALCWASAGTTGFKGSRKSTPFAGQMAAQQAAEKASKFGVKEVEVKVKGPGSGRESAITALQAAGLTIKSIEDITPLPHNGCRPPKRRRV; translated from the coding sequence ATGGCTGTAGCGAAAACTAAACGTAAAGCGCGGCGGAATGTGACCGTGGGCATCGCCTACATTAAGGCCACGTTCAACAACACGACCGTCACCATTACTGACACCAAGGGAGATGCCTTGTGTTGGGCCAGCGCCGGCACCACAGGTTTCAAAGGCTCGCGCAAAAGCACGCCGTTTGCTGGTCAAATGGCCGCCCAGCAGGCTGCGGAAAAGGCATCGAAATTTGGCGTGAAAGAAGTGGAAGTCAAAGTCAAAGGTCCCGGCAGCGGCCGGGAAAGCGCCATTACGGCGTTACAGGCCGCGGGCCTCACGATCAAATCGATTGAAGACATCACGCCGCTGCCGCACAACGGTTGCCGCCCGCCGAAGCGGCGCCGTGTTTAG